From a region of the Entelurus aequoreus isolate RoL-2023_Sb linkage group LG27, RoL_Eaeq_v1.1, whole genome shotgun sequence genome:
- the LOC133644378 gene encoding claudin-34-like, translating into MDFVAHTAHRQFLGLLAGCLAWIVTMATAGMDEWRLWQVEDVSVVTSGVAWVGIWRACFHSHALPQAERCQRMGVSEAFVPAEVKAAQVLMLLAALGGLAANVGGGLALRRVYFSVEERGNVRPLFLLAGSLFVLTAAVTSVPLLWNLTSVLNGATIRFPPHFLLPAAPASQRVGAAVGVGFFGAILMLLSGTSFLCYRAPEGTPPGLWTPPAEGSGRAENFEGRNNPSFHAL; encoded by the coding sequence ATGGACTTCGTGGCCCACACGGCCCACCGGCAGTTCCTGGGCCTGCTGGCGGGCTGCCTGGCGTGGATCGTCACCATGGCGACGGCGGGCATGGACGAGTGGCGCCTGTGGCAGGTGGAGGACGTGTCGGTGGTCACGTCGGGCGTGGCCTGGGTGGGCATCTGGCGGGCGTGCTTCCACAGCCACGCCCTCCCGCAGGCGGAGCGCTGCCAGAGGATGGGCGTGTCCGAGGCCTTCGTGCCGGCGGAGGTGAAGGCGGCGCAGGTGTTGATGCTGCTGGCGGCGCTGGGCGGCCTGGCGGCCAACGTGGGCGGCGGCCTGGCGCTGAGGCGCGTCTACTTCTCGGTGGAGGAGCGCGGGAACGTGCGGCCGCTCTTCCTGCTGGCGGGGAGCCTCTTCGTGCTGACGGCGGCCGTCACCTCGGTGCCGCTGCTCTGGAACCTGACCTCAGTCCTCAACGGCGCCACCATCCGCTTCCCTCCGCACTTCCTGCTGCCCGCCGCCCCCGCCAGCCAGCGGGTgggcgcggccgtgggcgtgggCTTCTTCGGCGCCATCCTGATGCTGCTCAGCGGGACATCGTTCCTGTGCTACCGCGCACCTGAAGGCACGCCCCCCGGCCTCTGGACGCCACCTGCGGAAGGTTCTGGAAGAGCAGAGAACTTTGAAGGCAGGAATAATCCATCTTTCCACGCGTTATAA